A stretch of Desulfuromonas acetexigens DNA encodes these proteins:
- the rnhA gene encoding ribonuclease HI codes for MTSREHFVEIFSDGACSGNPGPGGWGALLRYGGTLKELSGYAPETTNNRMELTGAIEALAALKRPCRVRLTTDSEYVKKGITEWIHGWIKRGWKNSQKKDVANRDLWERLLELTRRHEVEWCWVRGHAGHPENERCDELARDAIARGRTAA; via the coding sequence ATGACCTCCCGCGAACACTTCGTTGAAATTTTTTCCGACGGCGCCTGTAGCGGCAACCCCGGCCCGGGCGGCTGGGGCGCCCTGCTTCGCTACGGCGGCACGCTTAAGGAACTTTCCGGTTATGCCCCGGAAACGACCAACAACCGCATGGAACTGACCGGCGCCATCGAAGCCCTGGCCGCCCTCAAACGCCCCTGCCGAGTGCGACTGACGACCGATTCGGAATATGTCAAAAAAGGCATTACCGAATGGATTCACGGCTGGATCAAGCGTGGCTGGAAAAATTCGCAGAAAAAGGATGTCGCCAATCGCGACCTGTGGGAACGGCTGCTGGAACTCACCCGTCGCCACGAGGTGGAATGGTGTTGGGTGCGCGGCCATGCCGGGCATCCGGAAAACGAGCGCTGTGACGAACTGGCTCGCGACGCCATCGCCCGCGGCCGAACTGCCGCCTGA
- a CDS encoding CoA-binding protein, whose amino-acid sequence MSQTIDQQIATFLESPAFGVVGASPRRDKYGNMVLRCYLQAGREAIPVHPAQKEIEGLPCAASVNELPETVQSISVITPPSVTEKVVDAAIARGVIRNIWMQPGAESPAAIAACHQAGINVIADGSCVLVVLGFHDH is encoded by the coding sequence ATGTCCCAGACAATCGATCAGCAAATCGCCACCTTCCTCGAATCCCCGGCCTTTGGCGTGGTCGGCGCCTCCCCGCGCCGGGATAAGTACGGCAACATGGTCCTGCGCTGCTACCTGCAAGCGGGGCGGGAAGCGATTCCGGTCCATCCGGCACAGAAGGAGATCGAAGGCCTGCCCTGCGCGGCGTCGGTCAACGAACTGCCGGAGACGGTCCAGAGTATCTCCGTCATCACTCCGCCATCGGTAACCGAAAAGGTCGTGGATGCGGCCATCGCTCGGGGAGTGATCCGCAATATCTGGATGCAGCCCGGCGCGGAAAGCCCGGCAGCGATCGCGGCCTGTCATCAGGCCGGCATCAACGTCATCGCCGATGGCAGTTGCGTGCTGGTTGTTCTTGGCTTCCACGATCATTGA
- a CDS encoding DUF4388 domain-containing protein has protein sequence MSFSGELEHLPIVDVIQLLHSSRKTGTLCVRGGRGECQLVFNEGYITSANHANTSVRIGKILVDMGAISREDCDAALNGQQDAGVARKPLVATLIEEGALKKEDAYRGLRTLIEMTVVEMLRWTKGTFTLDVHSAVISDEYRYFPEMLHQEINLDTQRVLMDALRIFDEENRDGEGEEPAWEEDESVDAAFAAEPSAASSAIELSADDLGLGELDQLERKIPEVFASIEVVDPGAAHRKLLDDLWPAAGAADRGRMVDFLTRLVPSAGSDFDGGSRGVVFCGRDRLVRHGVMTICKSLDILSFTTDDEGDLDLILEQSLRKGMVPLLMLGAPDEELPGWTALDLIRLRRQKRARFPQLPVLQLALEQDGDFVLQSYQDGVLAVIPRPRELAAGGEVGPMIWFFEVLLAYLRDYFAQRRNLAASDLGNDLLILRGLRDAPELSQVLLQRLSEFFPRGLTLIVRGGELLSEKGVGFLPGTERSPAPVPRFTVVPSSDGALRQVLASGQPFCGPLADAALEEVLRERLSAPRDPAALLLPIVSRGRVIAVIYGDFGDGEARAVPLDYLQVLAAQAGLVLENAIYRRQLEKNAGH, from the coding sequence ATGTCCTTTTCCGGCGAACTGGAACACTTGCCCATCGTCGATGTCATCCAACTCCTCCATTCCTCCCGCAAGACCGGCACCTTGTGTGTCCGTGGCGGGCGCGGAGAATGTCAGCTGGTTTTTAACGAAGGCTATATCACCAGCGCTAATCACGCCAATACCAGCGTGCGCATCGGCAAAATTCTGGTCGATATGGGCGCGATTTCCCGCGAGGACTGCGATGCCGCGCTGAACGGCCAGCAGGATGCCGGCGTGGCGCGTAAGCCGCTGGTCGCCACGCTCATCGAGGAAGGGGCGTTGAAGAAGGAGGACGCCTACCGGGGGCTGCGCACCCTGATCGAGATGACAGTGGTGGAGATGCTGCGCTGGACCAAGGGAACTTTTACCCTGGATGTGCACAGCGCGGTGATTTCTGACGAATACCGTTATTTCCCGGAAATGCTCCATCAGGAAATCAACCTCGATACCCAGCGGGTGCTGATGGATGCCCTGCGCATTTTCGACGAGGAGAACCGCGACGGAGAAGGGGAGGAGCCGGCTTGGGAAGAGGATGAGTCGGTTGACGCTGCCTTCGCTGCGGAGCCTTCGGCCGCGAGCAGCGCTATCGAACTGTCCGCCGACGATCTTGGATTGGGGGAGCTCGATCAACTGGAACGGAAAATTCCCGAGGTTTTCGCCAGCATCGAAGTGGTCGATCCCGGCGCGGCCCATCGCAAGCTGCTGGACGATCTCTGGCCGGCCGCCGGTGCCGCCGACCGGGGGCGAATGGTCGATTTCTTGACCCGCCTCGTGCCCTCGGCGGGAAGCGATTTCGACGGTGGCAGCCGCGGCGTGGTTTTTTGCGGTCGCGACCGCCTCGTCCGGCACGGCGTCATGACCATTTGCAAATCCCTCGATATTCTCAGTTTTACCACCGACGATGAGGGGGATCTCGACCTGATCCTGGAGCAGTCCCTGCGCAAGGGGATGGTGCCGCTGCTGATGCTCGGCGCGCCGGACGAAGAGCTGCCGGGGTGGACCGCGCTCGACCTGATCCGCCTGCGCCGGCAGAAACGGGCCCGTTTCCCGCAACTGCCGGTGCTGCAACTGGCGTTGGAACAGGACGGGGATTTTGTCCTCCAGTCCTATCAGGACGGTGTCCTGGCGGTCATTCCCCGCCCCCGCGAGCTTGCCGCCGGTGGCGAGGTTGGACCGATGATCTGGTTTTTCGAGGTGCTGCTCGCCTATCTGCGCGACTACTTTGCTCAGCGCCGGAATCTCGCCGCGAGTGACCTCGGCAACGATCTGCTCATCTTGCGCGGGCTCCGTGATGCGCCGGAACTTTCCCAGGTGTTGCTGCAGCGGCTGAGCGAATTCTTTCCACGGGGGTTGACCCTGATTGTGCGCGGTGGTGAACTGCTCTCCGAAAAAGGGGTCGGGTTCCTCCCTGGGACGGAGCGGAGTCCGGCGCCGGTGCCGCGTTTCACGGTGGTTCCGTCTTCCGACGGGGCGTTGCGCCAGGTGTTGGCCAGCGGCCAGCCCTTTTGTGGGCCGCTCGCCGATGCGGCGCTGGAAGAGGTGTTGCGGGAACGACTCAGCGCACCCCGCGATCCGGCGGCTCTGCTGCTGCCCATCGTCAGCCGCGGACGAGTGATCGCCGTTATTTACGGGGACTTTGGCGACGGCGAGGCCAGGGCCGTCCCTCTCGATTATCTGCAGGTACTGGCCGCCCAGGCCGGACTGGTGCTCGAAAACGCCATCTACCGTCGGCAGTTGGAGAAGAACGCCGGTCACTAG
- a CDS encoding type IV pilus twitching motility protein PilT: MDIKTLNQILEISFEKRVSDVHFEVDNPPFFRARGQLLRSKLPPLTADDTEFIAKRILEHNGRPLGDGFKECDASYALANGGRFRVSIFRQRGVFGVVMRVIPPTVGSFQDLKLPPVLEEIVKAPNGLILVTGPTGNGKSTTLASMLRFINEKYSYNIITIEDPIEFLFASNKSCIIQREVGIDTESFGDALKAALRMDPDVIMVGEMRDLETIDACIKAAETGHLVFSTLHTQNAASTINRVIGHFPPDAQEIVRQRLADMLVATVSLRLIKDKSGENILPVVEVMRSTTTIQACIREGRLDEIEQNIEKGRAQYHMQSMDQHLIELCKKDIITIHEAKRVSRSMDLDRKLNFTA; this comes from the coding sequence ATGGATATCAAAACCCTGAATCAGATACTGGAAATTTCGTTTGAGAAACGGGTTTCCGACGTGCACTTCGAAGTGGATAATCCGCCTTTTTTCCGGGCGCGCGGCCAGCTTCTCCGCTCCAAGTTACCCCCTTTGACCGCCGACGATACCGAGTTTATCGCCAAGCGGATCCTTGAACACAACGGCCGGCCTTTGGGGGATGGTTTCAAAGAATGCGACGCCTCTTATGCTCTCGCCAATGGCGGGCGCTTTCGGGTCAGCATCTTCCGGCAACGGGGGGTGTTCGGGGTGGTCATGCGCGTCATTCCCCCCACCGTCGGTTCTTTCCAGGATCTCAAACTGCCGCCGGTTCTCGAAGAGATCGTCAAGGCCCCCAACGGCCTGATCCTCGTCACCGGCCCCACCGGCAATGGCAAATCAACGACCCTGGCGTCGATGTTGCGCTTCATCAACGAGAAATACAGCTACAACATCATTACTATCGAAGATCCCATCGAATTTCTCTTCGCTTCCAACAAGAGCTGCATTATTCAGCGCGAGGTCGGGATCGATACGGAGAGTTTCGGCGATGCCCTGAAGGCTGCCCTGCGCATGGACCCGGATGTCATCATGGTCGGCGAGATGCGCGACCTGGAGACGATCGACGCCTGTATCAAAGCCGCCGAGACCGGGCATCTGGTCTTCTCGACCTTGCACACCCAGAACGCCGCCTCGACCATCAACCGGGTCATTGGGCATTTTCCTCCCGATGCTCAGGAGATCGTTCGTCAGCGCCTCGCCGACATGTTGGTCGCCACCGTTTCTCTGCGTCTGATCAAGGACAAGAGTGGCGAGAACATCCTGCCGGTGGTGGAAGTGATGCGCTCCACCACCACCATCCAGGCCTGTATCCGCGAAGGGCGGCTCGACGAAATTGAGCAGAACATCGAAAAGGGGCGGGCCCAGTATCATATGCAGAGCATGGATCAGCACCTGATCGAGCTCTGCAAGAAGGACATCATCACCATCCACGAGGCCAAGCGCGTCTCCCGCTCTATGGACCTGGACCGCAAGCTGAATTTCACCGCCTGA
- a CDS encoding CsgG/HfaB family protein, producing MRFLCPLIFLLLTTFSPAAAERIAVLDLRPIGADPTLALAVSENLRTMISQLNRFTVVERTQLDTILDEQRLEQTGITDDSQARKIGALANVDLILLGSLSQMFDSHTINARVIEVQSGEVRMAIKVDMPSHADFPRKIDELALGIGGASAPQADSTPPNLEGTYEVQGDDYVGEIHIEKAREIYLMTWEVDNSQTGDVPQTFNGWGLYHDGVLSAFYRGIEEPDNFGISAYEVLLGGKQLRGLYTNLGIPKVYGKVRFENGVKKP from the coding sequence ATGCGGTTTCTTTGCCCCCTGATCTTCCTTCTACTGACAACCTTCTCGCCGGCCGCGGCCGAGCGGATCGCCGTGCTCGACCTCAGGCCGATCGGCGCCGATCCCACTCTGGCGTTGGCGGTTTCGGAAAATCTGCGCACCATGATCAGCCAATTGAATCGGTTCACGGTCGTGGAACGCACACAACTCGACACCATCCTCGATGAACAGCGCCTGGAGCAGACCGGCATTACCGACGATTCCCAGGCACGTAAAATCGGTGCGCTGGCCAACGTCGACCTGATTCTGCTCGGCAGCCTCAGCCAGATGTTCGACAGTCACACCATCAACGCCCGAGTGATTGAGGTTCAGAGCGGCGAAGTGCGCATGGCAATTAAAGTCGACATGCCTTCCCATGCCGATTTCCCCCGTAAAATCGACGAACTGGCCCTAGGCATCGGTGGGGCCTCCGCTCCCCAGGCCGATTCGACCCCACCGAACCTGGAAGGAACCTACGAAGTCCAGGGGGATGACTATGTCGGCGAGATCCATATCGAAAAAGCCCGGGAAATCTATTTGATGACCTGGGAAGTCGACAACTCGCAAACCGGAGACGTCCCCCAGACCTTTAACGGCTGGGGGCTGTACCATGACGGTGTTCTCAGCGCTTTTTATCGCGGCATTGAAGAGCCGGATAATTTCGGCATTTCCGCTTATGAGGTGCTGCTGGGAGGAAAACAGTTGCGGGGCCTCTATACCAATCTCGGAATCCCCAAGGTCTACGGCAAAGTCCGCTTCGAAAACGGTGTCAAAAAACCCTGA